Within the Candidatus Binataceae bacterium genome, the region GGCAGGATAATCGGCGGCTACGACGAGTTGCGCGCGCTGGAGGCCGCAGGCAGACTCGATAAGCTGCTGAGCGAGCCCGGCTGAGCCGGCCGCGCGATCACGATGAGCGACGAGTACGATGCCGAACGGTTTCCGGGCAATTTCTATCGCGGGATGATTTTGCGCCTGGACCGCGCCCGCGGCCGCGGCGTCGTGCGTTCGCATCAGGGGCGTGAGTTCGCGTTCAACTTCCCCTTCGTCGAAGTCGCCGGCGCGCCGCTCGGTGGCCGGTTTCCAGGCATCGAACTGCTGAGCGAAGGCGACAGCGTCGGCTTCGACGTCGGATGGACCTCGGGTGGACTGGTCATCACGGTGATCAAGCCAGCGCGCACTTCGAGCGGCGCGGCGCAGGATTAGCGTAGCAGTGCCGAATTAGCGCCGCAGCGACGGACTAACGGTCGCGCCGCGCCTGAAACATCCGCCACATTCTGCATCCCAGCGGATAGAACTCGCCGATCACTTCGTAGCCGTGACGTGTGTAGTAGGCGACGTTGGCCTCGGTCGCCGTCTCCAGGTAGACGCCGTCGAGATCGGAGCGCATTTCGACCAGCTCGCGCAGATGACTGAGAATCGCAATCCCGCAATGGCGTCCCTGGAATGACGGCTCCACGCCCAGAATATTGAGATACAGGTGCGGGCGCGGCGGATGATTGCGCACGAGCGTCTGGAGGAGCTGGATCGCCCGGCGCACACCGCCCCATCCTATCGCCCGCACCATCGCCGGAAGGCTGGGCAGCGCCGTCGCCAGCGTACCGCCCGTCGACGCATGCATCGTTCCCTCGACCACCGCCGCGGCAATCAGGCGACCGGCCTCGAACACGCCGAACACCGGCTGTCCATCGGCGCGCTGGAGCCGCAGCACTGCCTCGAAGAGCCCGGTCAACCGGCGGCCGCGTTCAACCGGCTCGCGCGGCTCAGGTGAGAGCGCATTGATCAGCGGATCGTTGACGAAGGCGCGGCTCAGCACTCCGGCGGCCTCGGCGTAATGCTCAGGAAAGACCAGCGCGGCGCGCGGATACATTTTTTGGTTCACC harbors:
- a CDS encoding GNAT family N-acetyltransferase produces the protein MNQKMYPRAALVFPEHYAEAAGVLSRAFVNDPLINALSPEPREPVERGRRLTGLFEAVLRLQRADGQPVFGVFEAGRLIAAAVVEGTMHASTGGTLATALPSLPAMVRAIGWGGVRRAIQLLQTLVRNHPPRPHLYLNILGVEPSFQGRHCGIAILSHLRELVEMRSDLDGVYLETATEANVAYYTRHGYEVIGEFYPLGCRMWRMFQARRDR